Proteins encoded together in one Benincasa hispida cultivar B227 chromosome 1, ASM972705v1, whole genome shotgun sequence window:
- the LOC120092628 gene encoding heat stress transcription factor A-5 produces the protein MEAATGGGTTGGAGPAPFLIKTYDMVDDSTTDEIVSWTSSKKSFVVWNPPEFARLLLPTFFKHSNFSSFIRQLNTYGFRKIDSEKWEFANEDFIKDQKHLLKNIHRRKPIHSHSNPQGSHVDPERAAFEDEIERLSREKTTLEANISRFKQQKSTAKLQLQDLTVKVESMEKRQKNLLAFLEKAVQNPSFVEHLARRVESMDFTAFKKKRRLPSADLSPLVIENSFLDNHSSSRSESGNIFHQDFSHKLRLETSCASDINLISRSTQSSNEEGGSSQRHMSKLDTRAVQENLHFVAETLDLSDTGTSFILKRDSSLSGKSPNDESPHLHSLQPSVSSKEDGESHISCQLNLTLASSSLRISDTACSVRMPQLGQNARKSPDSKVNSNGKESDARLFTKNINLDERTTLICPQETSNKNNGPPANDGFWEQFLTERPGCPESEEASSNYRANLYKEPHDGRSGLSL, from the exons ATGGAGGCAGCTACTGGCGGCGGAACCACCGGCGGCGCTGGTCCGGCGCCGTTTCTCATCAAGACCTACGATATGGTTGACGACTCAACCACCGATGAGATCGTGTCGTGGACCTCTTCGAAGAAGAGCTTTGTGGTCTGGAATCCCCCTGAATTCGCCCGCCTTCTTCTTCCCACGTTTTTCAAGCACAGCAACTTCTCCAGCTTCATTCGGCAGCTTAATACCTAT GGGTTTCGAAAGATTGATTCTGAGAAGTGGGAATTTGCAAATGAAGATTTCATAAAGGATCAAAAGCATCTGCTGAAAAACATCCACCGTCGAAAACCAATTCACAGTCACAGTAATCCTCAAGGATCTCATGTAGATCCAGAAAGAGCTGCTTTTGAAGATGAAATAGAGAGGCTATCACGTGAAAAAACTACACTTGAAGCCAATATATCAAGATTCAAACAGCAAAAATCGACTGCTAAACTTCAGTTGCAAGATCTAACAGTGAAGGTGGAAAGCATGGAAAAAAGACAGAAGAATTTATTGGCATTTTTAGAAAAGGCTGTCCAGAACCCTTCTTTTGTTGAACATCTTGCTCGAAGGGTCGAGTCTATGGACTTTACAGCATTTAAAAAGAAGAGACGACTGCCTTCGGCTGATCTTTCACCGCTGGTCatagaaaatagttttttagaTAACCATAGTAGTTCCAGATCTGAGTCTGGTAATATTTTTCATCAAGATTTTTCACATAAGCTGAGGTTAGAAACTTCATGTGCATCAgatatcaacttaatttcacgTAGCACTCAGAGTTCAAATGAAGAAGGGGGAAGTTCACAAAGACATATGTCAAAGCTTGATACTAGAGCTGTCCAAGAAAATCTTCATTTTGTAGCTGAAACATTAGATCTCTCAGACACTGGAACATCGTTTATATTGAAGAGGGATTCATCGTTGTCAGGGAAATCGCCTAATGACGAGAGTCCACATCTACACTCATTGCAACCAAGTGTTAGTTccaaagaagatggagaaagTCACATCTCATGTCAATTGAATCTCACTCTAGCATCGTCGTCCCTGCGAATCAGTGACACTGCTTGTTCGGTTCGAATGccacaactgggtcaaaatgcTCGAAAATCCCCAGATTCAAAAGTAAATTCAAATGGAAAAGAATCAGATGCGAGACTGTTCACTAAGAACATAAATCTTGACGAGAGGACTACTCTGATTTGTCCTCAAGAGACCTCGAATAAAAATAATGGACCTCCAGCCAATGACGGTTTCTGGGAACAGTTCCTTACCGAAAGACCAGGTTGTCCCGAAAGTGAAGAGGCAAGTTCTAATTACAGGGCAAATTTATACAAGGAGCCACATGATGGAAGATCGGGCCTATCTCTTTGA
- the LOC120068321 gene encoding protein RALF-like 24, with product MANPILFFFFSILLPLVFLQTHFSFCDAILDLRSFKGSEMDLMAKGVCNQKIGECLTEPEMESEISRRVLMMQKKYISYDTLRRDMVPCSRPGVSYYECHPGPANSYDRGCEIITRCARDVHDINT from the coding sequence ATGGCAAACCccattctcttcttcttcttttccatccTTCTTCCACTTGTTTTCCTGCAAACCCATTTCTCATTCTGCGATGCGATTCTTGATCTCAGATCTTTTAAGGGCAGTGAAATGGATTTAATGGCAAAAGGGGTTTGCAATCAGAAGATCGGGGAGTGTCTGACTGAGCCAGAAATGGAATCAGAAATCAGCAGGAGAGTTCTGATGATGCAGAAGAAGTATATAAGCTACGATACACTAAGAAGGGACATGgttccttgttcaagaccaggcGTTTCATATTATGAATGTCATCCTGGTCCAGCAAATTCTTATGACAGAGGCTGTGAAATCATTACTAGATGTGCTAGAGATGTTCATGACATAAACacttga
- the LOC120070919 gene encoding adenosylhomocysteinase-like has translation MSLLVDKTSSGREYKVKDMAQADFGRLEIDLAEVEMPGLMACRAEYGPSQPFKGARITGSLHMTIQTAVLIETLTALGAEVRWCSCNIFSTQDHAAAAIARDSAAVFAWKGETLQEYWWCTERSLDWGPDGGPDLIVDDGGDATLLIHEGVKAEEIYEKTGTLPDPSSSTNSEFQIVLTIVRDGLKTNPKRYHKMKERLVGVSEETTTGVKRLYQMQANGTLLFPAINVNDSVTKSKFDNLYGCRHSLPDGLMRATDVMIAGKVAVVCGYGDVGKGCAFALKQGGARVIVTEIDPICALQALMEGFQVLTLDDVVSEADIFVTTTGNKDIIMVNDMRKMKNNAIVCNIGHFDNEIDMLGLETYPGVKRITIKPQTDRWVFPDTNSGIIVLAEGRLMNLGCATGHPSFVMSCSFTNQVIAQLELWNERKTGKYEKKVYVLPKHLDEKVAALHLGKLGAKLTKLSKDQADYISVPIEGPYKPAHYRY, from the exons ATGTCTCTATTGGTCGACAAAACCAGCAGTGGCCGTGAATACAAGGTCAAGGATATGGCGCAAGCCGATTTCGGTCGCCTTGAAATCGATCTCGCTGAGGTTGAAATGCCTGGATTGATGGCTTGTAGGGCTGAATATGGACCATCACAGCCTTTTAAGGGAGCGAGAATCACTGGATCTCTTCACATGACGATTCAAACCGCCGTCCTCATCGAAACCCTAACCGCTCTCGGCGCTGAGGTTCGTTGGTGTTCCTGCAACATTTTCTCCACACAGGACCATGCTGCCGCTGCCATTGCTCGCGATAGTGCCGCCGTGTTCGCCTGGAAGGGCGAGACTCTCCAGGAGTACTGGTGGTGCACTGAGCGGTCCTTGGATTGGGGCCCCGACGGTGGTCCGGATCTGATCGTTGACGATGGTGGCGATGCTACGCTGTTGATTCACGAAGGAGTTAAGGCGGAGGAGATCTATGAAAAAACAGGGACGCTACCGGATCCTTCTTCATCTACTAACTCTGAGTTTCAGATTGTGCTCACCATTGTTCGAGATGGATTGAAGACTAATCCTAAGAGGTACCACAAGATGAAGGAGAGATTGGTCGGTGTTTCGGAGGAGACAACCACTGGTGTGAAAAGGTTGTATCAGATGCAGGCTAATGGAACTTTGCTGTTCCCCGCCATTAATGTCAATGACTCTGTCACTAAGAGCAAG TTTGATAACTTGTACGGATGCCGCCACTCACTCCCAGATGGTTTGATGAGAGCTACTGATGTTATGATTGCTGGCAAGGTTGCTGTTGTGTGTGGCTATGGAGATGTTGGCAAGGGCTGTGCTTTTGCCCTCAAACAAGGTGGAGCTCGTGTGATCGTCACTGAGATTGACCCGATTTGCGCCCTTCAAGCCTTGATGGAAGGCTTCCAGGTCTTGACGCTTGACGATGTCGTATCCGAGGCAGACATTTTCGTCACCACTACAGGCAACAAGGACATCATCATGGTGAATGACATGAGGAAAATGAAGAACAATGCAATTGTCTGCAACATTGGTCACTTCGATAACGAAATCGACATGCTTGGGCTTGAGACTTACCCCGGAGTGAAGCGCATCACAATCAAGCCTCAAACTGATAGGTGGGTGTTCCCTGATACTAACTCGGGCATCATCGTGCTTGCTGAGGGGCGGCTGATGAACTTGGGATGTGCCACTGGCCACCCCAGCTTTGTGATGTCCTGCTCATTCACCAACCAAGTGATTGCACAGCTTGAGCTTTGGAACGAGAGGAAGACTGGAAAATATGAGAAGAAAGTGTATGTTTTACCCAAACATCTTGATGAGAAAGTTGCTGCTCTTCATCTTGGCAAGCTTGGAGCTAAGCTTACTAAGCTGAGTAAGGATCAAGCTGACTACATTAGTGTCCCCATTGAAGGTCCTTACAAGCCTGCTCATTACAGGTATTGA